The Synechococcus sp. MVIR-18-1 region TTAAATAATTTCTCGCCCAGGTGGAAAATCAAGGCCAGGTTTACAAGCACCAAAGCCAGAACGATCAATGTGTTCACAGGAACTTCGATCTTTTGCTCTAACTATACGAGAGCCTCTGGCGTCTGGATGTATCCATAAAGGCGGATACCACCCTTATTCCATCTGCTCCAGTGCCGACCTCACTCTCTCAAGATCAATCCCTCACCGAGCGAAGGTTTTGAATGCCCTCTGAATAGCAGCAAAGCTGAAGCTGCCTATTGCGTTAGACAAAAGAAAACCCCGCCAAAGGCAGGGTTTCTCGGCTTCTCCTTGGGCGTGTTGCCTTGTTTCCACTCCGTGAAGAAGCCCTCCTCACAGATGAATCATGCCTCAGAAATCTTGCTGAGCAATCCCCCACGTATCAGTTGGTTGACTGTTCTGCGGAATTTCATCAGCATGTGCTCGGTCAATTCCCTACAAGGTTTGACTCCTCACACCCCCCGAAGAAGGCTTAGTCGCCTTCTTTTTTTATGCCTTGGTTCGCTCTTAATTCAGGCTCCTCCCATCTCGGCTGCTCGTGAAAGTGGGGTAACCAGAGCTTTGCAGGTCTTGGTGAGGTGCTGCCCCTGCTGCAGCTGTTTTCGCCGGATGCTGCAGGCCAGCAGTGTTCTGCAGTGGGCATCCACGCCATAGGTGAAGTGATGGAAGGTTTGGCAGATCCGAGGTCCTTTCCAGCCCTCAAGCTCCAGCTCACCGACAAAGCTCCACTCCTCCATGCAGCGCCTTTTTAGTCCGCCTGTACTAACGCCGTGGAGATGCTGGGGTCAAGCTGCTGTTCGCTTCCTCTCGCTTGCAAGGCGCGTTCGCCTCAGCTCCAGTGCTGAATCTGAAATCGTCCTGATGATTTCCAATTCCCGCTTGCAGGCATGGCTGAATCCTTCGGCGATTTCATGTATTGGATCTGACTTCTCGTCCTCTTCGTATTTGCGGCTGATACTTGTTTGCTCTTCAAGCACCCACCAATTCCAGTATTCGTTTTGGTGCGGAGTTAGATCGTCAATCTCGAAGGAGAGTTGGGCATCAAGCAGGGGGGTCACCAACAGTGCTGACTTCTCAAGCTTTTGAATTGTCTCCGGGCTGAGGAACTCGCTTGGTTCGTTCATTCCTTCACCCAAGCGGCTGAGGCAGCTGGGCTCAACCCCTTATGGCGAGGCTTGCACGATCGGGATCATCGGCAAGTCCGCACATTTTCTTAGGACTTCAGATCACCGTGCATCCGCTGCTGCCTGTTGACCAGCCAGCACTCACCGTTGGACTTCTCCTTTTATCTGGCGTAATCGGGTTGCTGCTGCCTCATCAGTGTTTTTGGCTGGATTGCCCATTGCGTTGAGGCCTCTTCCCTCGAAAGGATGAGTTTTAGATCAACTGGGCAAGCCGGATGTTCGGATTAATACCACTGGTCTTTGGCTGTGTAAGCGAGTATTGAGAAATTTCTGAACGCTTTTAAATGGCACGTTTCATGATCCAGTGGTGCGCTCCCGATCCCACCAGCGATGACTACACCAAGGCGATTGTGGATTACATCAAGGGCGGCAAGCCAATGGATGAATTTGCCGGTTTTAAGTTGCTGGCGCGTCAGATCCATCCCCAAACCGGAGGAGGTGTGCTCCTAGTGGAAGCCGACAACCTTGCAGCAGTGCAGAAGCACACCTATCCCTGGACCAAAGGGCTCGGCGTCACGGCGACGATCACGCCTGGTCTCAGCGATGAGGAGTTTGTCGAGCTTGAGGAAAGAATGACCAGCTGACAACCACACCGCGTTGGTGCAAGCAATCGACGCCCCGAATCTCGTCCCGGATTCAGTGATAGTGGAATTGATCTTGATTTTTTAAACCCTGCTGTAACCAAGCATGGTGGGGTAGATCTTCAGTGGAAGGCCGAAGGACTCCATCAGCTTTTTGCACTCATCACCAACAGTGCCGTAAACCTCGATGCTGAACCCATCTCCTAATTCAGCATGTTTCTGCAAGTACTCCTGGACTGGAGGGTTGGACACGTGAGCGGCAAATGCTTGGTCATTTGCGTAGACCTCTGACCAAACAAATGCCTGTGGGTCTTCCGGATCCTGATCAAAGGTGTGATGCATCATTCCAGGCTCGGAAGCTTGAACAGCAGCGTCAGTCACACGGGCCAGCTCCAGATACCTGTCCACGCATCCCGGCTTCACATGGATCCGGGCCAACAGCATGAAGGGAGTGGTTTGATCGAACGTCGCCATTTTGAACCTTGGATTTTGGCAATCATCACAAGGCGCCCCGACGTTTCTGTTCTTTATGTAGCCAAACAGCCCGCCCTGTCAAAAAGGAAGGCTTAGGGCTCAGCGCTGAAAAATATTGTCTGGAATAGATGCAGTATCAAAATTCTCAGGCTTTGCCTCGCTCAGTAGAAGGAGACCACGCAGCTACATCCCTCAATGACCGCAGCGGATGATTCCTGCCTCTAGATCAAGCATGGATTTCATGCCATTGAGGTGATGTCGTTTGGTTTTGGTAGGACAGTGACACTGCCGCTCCTCCTTCTTTTTCGAGCAATAAAAAAGCCGCCCTGGGGAGGCGGCAACTGAGCCCGTCAATGCAGACGTCTCGGGCATCGGGGTGACAGGATTCGAACCTGCGACATCCTGCTCCCAAAGCGGTTGCTCACCCTAGTAGGCAAGGGCTTTTGAAATATAGATCTCAGTCATAGACAGCATTCAGTGTTGCCTTCTGTCATCTGGTGTTATCTGCTGCTTGACGTTTTGCACACATCTTGCACACAATTGGAGAGCAGGATGTCGCTAAGCAGTTGCCACGCATCAGTCAAATTGAGCCTTGGGTGAAGCCCTTTAGGGACCAGATAAAGGTGTCTTGTGGTCCTGGTTGGAAGGTCCTGAATAGTCGTGGAACGATGCGACTTCAGGTCGTTGATGTGGGGTCAGTGATGCTCCCTTACGAGTGGACGCTGAAAGGATCAACGCAAGCCTTGCCTCGTATTCAGCAGATCTTTAAGCGTTGGGATGGTGGGCGCATCACCCTTACTGCTGCATCGCAAGTCGCCAACACAAGCAGTTCACATCAGAAACTCGATTTCACTCAGTTAGTTGATGCTTTTCAGAAGTTCGTTCCTTATGCAGGCGAGAAAACGTGGAAAGAGAATTACGTGCCTGTTCTCCGCAACTGCCGCGAGCAATTCAAAGACCGACCCCCAGTGGACGGTGAAGCTCTTTGTATGGCAGCACTGGCGCAATGGGAACAGGGCACAAGGATGCGACAAATCAGCCGCAGAGTCCTTTCCAAGTTCTTGGATTGGGCGGTGCAAAGGGGTCACCTAAAACCCATTTACAGCCCACCTGCTCGTTTGCCTGAAACGTTGAAGCCAAAGCGGGTTGGGTTCCCACTCAGCGATGCACAAATCCTTTCCTTGATTGAATCAATCCCTGACCCTCGCTGGCAGTTTGCTATTCAATTGCTTGCGGTTTTTGGGTTGCGTCCTGAAGAGTTGCGTTGGTTGCGAATCAAGGATGGTGCTCTTTGGTGCATCTATGAAAAATCAATGGGTGGCATCAAAGGTCAGAAAACAGAACCGCGTCGCTTGCATCCGTTGTTTGTCCGTGATGTTGACGGCACGGCTGTTGATTGGAAGCTTCAGGCTCGTCTTCAAATCGGTGAAGAATTGCCTCCCCTAAGAACTGAAGGAAAAGGTGCTCAAGCTGTCACCTCATATCTGCGAAGACGTAAAACCTGGATGGCAATGATTGAGGAGGCAGACCATGCAGGTGAACAGCTCACGACTTATTCATTCAGGCATCGCTACGCCAAAGAAAGCCATACCAAGAACCTTCCTGTCGCCAACATCGCTGAGGCAATGGGACACACGATGGAAGTCCATCTCAAGAACTACGGCAGGTTCAAACCATCAGGAACAGGAAACCTTTATGCAGAGGTGAACGTTTAGCGAGGAATGGAATGAATAATTTCTAGAAAACCCTTCTCACGGCAGCTCTTGCATGGGCATGCATCGTCATCCCAAACATCGCTTGGTAAGACTTAGGCAGGAGTCTCCTATGGGGTCTGTCCTATGTCCTGCCGCCAGCTTTTGTTGGTCCACCTGTCCTACTAGTTGCTGCTTTCTGGGTGGCTCTGTTTGCTTGGGCGATATGGCGGCTTTGGAAGACGAACGGCTAAAAGAACAGTCTCAACCCAATGGGGAATCTCGCCAAACTTCTCTGATGTGGCAGCAGCAGCCTGATTACGCCAGATACAAAGAGAAGTCCAACGGTGAAGGCTGGCTGGTCAACAGACAGGAAGGGATGCTCCTTCAGATCAAGCCCGATACACCAACGCAACATGCTCAGTTCGTTTTGGTGAGCTATTACCGCTTGTCAGCTCGCATTGGGAAACCCATCAGGCAGCAAAGGATGCTCAGGCATCTAGGCATCGAGATGTGGATCAACTTGCAGAAGATCGGTTGGCAACGCTGCACGCCGCCCAATTGACTTCTTGCAAAGCTGAAACTGCCTACTGCAACGGGCATCTGCCATCAAAGCAAGTCATTCTGCGCTCAATAGATCCTTATCAATGCAGAGTTCCTTGCGGCTGTCGTTATCGCTGAGTGGTGTTGCTGCACTGGCACTCTCTAACGGCGCTGTGTTGTCTGCTGCTGCTCAAGACGTTGGCGGCGCAGAAGACCTCGGGGTGATGGAGATCAACCTCAAGGATGCAGTCAAGTTCAACTGGGGTTTTCAAGGCGCACTACAAGGAGCAGGCACGCCAAATCAAACAGGTATTGGTGGGTTCCTTCCGATAGCTGTAGGCGAGAACAGTGTGTTCTTTGCTGATGTTCTGCTCAATGCGAACTTTGCTGATTACGGCGGTAATAGCAGCATCGTCAATACAGAAGTTGCTGGTACAACAATCAGCACCTCGTCAAGGCTTGGGTATCGCTGGCTGAATAGTGACCGCAGCTGGATGTATGGCGTGAACGGCGGCTATGACAGCAGGCCGATGAATACAGGCAATGCTGAAACAGGTGTCACGCTCTACGACAAGGAAAGTGCTTTCTTTCAGCAGATCGCAGCAGGTTTAGAAGCAGTCTCTGATACCTGGAACTTCAATGCTTATGCCTTGATCCCAGTTGGTGATACAGAGCAGCGCCTCAATGCGCGTTATTTCGGTGGGGCACTTGATACCTATGGCCTTGATGTTGGTTATTTCATCACACCAGATCTCAATGCCTCAATTGGTTACTACTACCAAAGCGGTGATCTAGGAACAGCAGATGGTTCAGGCGTTCAGGTCGAGCTGGATTATCAGATCGCCTATGGATTAACTGCTGGTATCAATGTTTCCTATGACGAAGCTTTTGAAACCAGAGTTTCAGGCAACATTGAGTATCGCTTTGGTAGCAATAGTTCAGCTGCAGAAACCAAGAAAAAAGCATGGCAAAAGCCAACCATTCAAGCCTTATCTGAAAGCGTTAAAAACAGGAATGTTCGCGTTCATGATGCAACAGATCCACAGAATAGCTGCAAGATATTTAATCCGCTCGACGGCCGTCCTGTCGCAACATTTTTCGGGAGCCAATACAAGGCAACACTCACGGCGGGCACGGCGGGAAAGAGGCGTAGGTGGCACTGTAACCCAGGTAACCCAGGCAATGGCGGCTGGGAACCCGCTTGAGTACAAGCCCATCTAGGATCTAATATCTCATCAAAACTCGCTTAAAAGCAGCTAATTGATGGTTCAATACCTGGCACGATTTAGCAGAAATTAGATAAAACGAGATCGCTAAAATAAGGGTGTCAGCTAGGGACATTGCAGCCCGCCACGAGCGGGTTTTTTATTGTCTAAATACTTATCGCAAAGCTGTAACTGCCTACTGCAGCGGGCAGCAGCAACACAAGCAGTGCACCCTTAGTTCATCTCACAAAACCCCATGCTGCGTCGTCTTTCCCTAGGGCTTTTGGCTTCTGCCATCTCTATTGCTGCT contains the following coding sequences:
- a CDS encoding DUF1651 domain-containing protein; amino-acid sequence: MHRHPKHRLVRLRQESPMGSVLCPAASFCWSTCPTSCCFLGGSVCLGDMAALEDERLKEQSQPNGESRQTSLMWQQQPDYARYKEKSNGEGWLVNRQEGMLLQIKPDTPTQHAQFVLVSYYRLSARIGKPIRQQRMLRHLGIEMWINLQKIGWQRCTPPN
- a CDS encoding site-specific integrase, yielding MPRISQIEPWVKPFRDQIKVSCGPGWKVLNSRGTMRLQVVDVGSVMLPYEWTLKGSTQALPRIQQIFKRWDGGRITLTAASQVANTSSSHQKLDFTQLVDAFQKFVPYAGEKTWKENYVPVLRNCREQFKDRPPVDGEALCMAALAQWEQGTRMRQISRRVLSKFLDWAVQRGHLKPIYSPPARLPETLKPKRVGFPLSDAQILSLIESIPDPRWQFAIQLLAVFGLRPEELRWLRIKDGALWCIYEKSMGGIKGQKTEPRRLHPLFVRDVDGTAVDWKLQARLQIGEELPPLRTEGKGAQAVTSYLRRRKTWMAMIEEADHAGEQLTTYSFRHRYAKESHTKNLPVANIAEAMGHTMEVHLKNYGRFKPSGTGNLYAEVNV
- a CDS encoding carbamoyl-phosphate synthase; its protein translation is MQSSLRLSLSLSGVAALALSNGAVLSAAAQDVGGAEDLGVMEINLKDAVKFNWGFQGALQGAGTPNQTGIGGFLPIAVGENSVFFADVLLNANFADYGGNSSIVNTEVAGTTISTSSRLGYRWLNSDRSWMYGVNGGYDSRPMNTGNAETGVTLYDKESAFFQQIAAGLEAVSDTWNFNAYALIPVGDTEQRLNARYFGGALDTYGLDVGYFITPDLNASIGYYYQSGDLGTADGSGVQVELDYQIAYGLTAGINVSYDEAFETRVSGNIEYRFGSNSSAAETKKKAWQKPTIQALSESVKNRNVRVHDATDPQNSCKIFNPLDGRPVATFFGSQYKATLTAGTAGKRRRWHCNPGNPGNGGWEPA
- a CDS encoding putative quinol monooxygenase; translation: MATFDQTTPFMLLARIHVKPGCVDRYLELARVTDAAVQASEPGMMHHTFDQDPEDPQAFVWSEVYANDQAFAAHVSNPPVQEYLQKHAELGDGFSIEVYGTVGDECKKLMESFGLPLKIYPTMLGYSRV
- a CDS encoding DUF3303 domain-containing protein; the protein is MARFMIQWCAPDPTSDDYTKAIVDYIKGGKPMDEFAGFKLLARQIHPQTGGGVLLVEADNLAAVQKHTYPWTKGLGVTATITPGLSDEEFVELEERMTS